In Bos javanicus breed banteng chromosome 2, ARS-OSU_banteng_1.0, whole genome shotgun sequence, the following proteins share a genomic window:
- the PRSS56 gene encoding serine protease 56 — protein sequence MLLAALLLLLQPLPDPQSAHGHPLYVRVPPSTLQALSAQGTKVLQAAQRSAQWAVNRVVMEIQHRLHECRSSPGRTRPQAPLLKDSPEPGPCGERRPGAVNVTRAHGRIVGGSAAPPGAWPWLVRLQLGGQPLCGGVLVAASWVLTAAHCFAGAPNELLWTVTLAEGSPGEPAEEVQVNRIVAHPKFNPRTFHNDLALVQLWTPVSPTGAARPVCLPQEPQEPPAGTPCAIAGWGALFEDGPEAEAVREARVPLLSADTCRRALGPGLRPSSMLCAGYLAGGIDSCQGDSGGPLTCSEPGPRPREVLYGVTSWGDGCGEPGKPGVYTRVAVFKDWLQEQMSAAPFSREPSCRELLAWDPSEEPQTEAAPLCTFYAHLCLGPAGACARLAHQQCLQRRRRCELRSLAHTLLELLRGAQELFGPRLGVRRLAPAPARPAPSLRDPPRHPSREQRLHSGSPPRAAGARFSKLRSERRGEVNGLSCPGLEPLRQKLATLQGTHAWILQVPPERLAMDFNEVLADLGSKTLTGLFRAWVWAGLGDRHVVFGGLVGLEPTTLARSLPRLLLQALQAFRLAALAEAEPEGARKGSRQGRGLGRKGRHPLSPHGPPVRWP from the exons ATGCTGCTGgctgcgctgctgctgctgctgcagcctcTCCCAGACCCACAGTCTGCCCACGGGCACCCGCTGTACGTGCGCGTGCCCCCCAGCACCCTGCAAG CTCTGTCCGCCCAGGGGACGAAGGTGTTGCAGGCTGCCCAGAGAAGTGCCCAGTGGGCAGTGAATCGGGTGGTGATGGAGATTCAGCACAGACTGCATGAGTGCCGGAGCT CACCTGGACGAACCAGGCCTCAAGCCCCCCTCCTGAAGGATTCACCTGAGCCAG GGCCTTGTGGCGAGAGGCGCCCGGGCGCTGTCAACGTGACGCGGGCGCACGGCCGCATTGTGGGGGGCAGCGCGGCACCGCCGGGGGCCTGGCCCTGGCTGGTGAGGCTGCAGCTCGGCGGGCAGCCTCTGTGCGGCGGCGTCCTGGTGGCCGCGTCCTGGGTGCTCACGGCGGCGCACTGCTTCGCGGG CGCCCCGAACGAGCTTCTGTGGACGGTGACGCTGGCCGAGGGGTCCCCGGGGGAACCGGCGGAGGAGGTGCAGGTGAACCGCATCGTGGCCCACCCGAAG ttTAACCCTCGGACCTTCCACAACGACCTGGCCCTGGTGCAGCTGTGGACCCCGGTGAGCCCGACGGGGGCGGCGCGCCCTGTGTGCCTGCCCCAGGAGCCCCAGGAACCCCCCGCGGGCACTCCTTGCGCCATCGCGGGCTGGGGCGCCCTCTTCGAAG ATGGGCCAGAGGCCGAGGCGGTAAGGGAGGCCCGTGTGCCCTTGCTCAGCGCCGACACCTGCAGAAGGGCCCTGGGACCAGGGCTACGCCCCAGCAGCATGCTCTGTGCGGGCTACCTGGCCGGGGGCATCGATTCGTGCCAG GGTGACTCGGGAGGCCCCCTGACCTGTTCTGAGCCTGGCCCCCGCCCCAGGGAGGTCCTGTACGGGGTCACCTCCTGGGGGGACGGATGCGGggagccagggaagcctggggtctaCACCCGTGTGGCTGTGTTCAAGGACTGGCTCCAGGAGCAGATGAGCG CCGCCCCCTTCAGCCGCGAGCCCAGCTGTAGGGAGCTTCTGGCTTGGGACCCGTCGGAGGAACCGCAGACAGAGGCCGCCCCACTCTGCACCTTCTACGCCCACCTATGCCTGGGGCCCGCGGGCGCCTGTGCGCGTCTGGCGCACCAGCAGTGTCTGCAGCGCCGGCGGCGATGTG AGCTGCGCTCGCTGGCGCACACTCTCCTGGAGCTGCTGCGGGGGGCCCAGGAGCTGTTCGGCCCTCGCCTGGGGGTGCGGCGCCTGGCCCCAGCCCCGGCTCGCCCTGCTCCGTCGCTTCGGGATCCTCCCAGGCACCCCTCCCGCGAGCAGCGGCTGCACTCAG GATCGCCTCCCCGGGCTGCTGGCGCTCGGTTCTCTAAGCTGAGATCGGAGCGGCGCGGGGAAGTGAATG GTCTCTCCTGCCCTGGGCTGGAGCCCTTGCGGCAGAAGCTGGCCACCCTCCAGGGCACCCACGCCTGGATCTTGCAGGTGCCCCCGGAGCGCCTGGCCATGGACTTTAATGAG GTCCTGGCAGATCTGGGCTCCAAGACACTGACCGGGCTCTTCCGAGCCTGGGTTTGGGCAGGCTTGGGGGACCGGCATGTGGTCTTCGGTGGCCTGGTGGGTCTGGAGCCAACCACACTGGCCCGAAGCCTTCCCAGGCTGCTGCTGCAGGCCCTGCAGGCCTTCCGCCTGGCAGCCCTGGCAGAGGCAGAGCCCGAGGGAGCCCGCAAGGGTTCAAGGCAGGGCCgagggctggggaggaaggggcGCCACCCACTCAGCCCTCATGGGCCCCCAGTCAGGTGGCCCTGA